The sequence below is a genomic window from Aureispira sp. CCB-E.
TTTGTGAGTACAAGCTATTAGTAGGACGAATCCAATTAGTAGAACGAATGAAAAACACAGAGTAATCATCAGGATTTGAAACCCCATATTGTTAGTAGTTTTTTAGGGTGGTTAGGGAACGTTTTCGGAAGCTTAGTATTTACTTTTTAATAGAAAAATAAGCACTAAACTTGCAATGATTTGATAACTCTATTGATAATGAATCAAACGAATACGATTTTCTAACGGAGTAATGTGATCAGTGAAATGTTAATCAAAGTTATCGATTGTTTTAGTATCAGGGAGTTGGCTTTGGACAAATTATGAGGATGAAAGAGTAGAGCATTAATGATGTTCAATCTTTTGGACTATATAAGCTTTGCCATTGTCCATTTTTTCTATGACAACGACCTTTTCTCCTTTTTGGATGGCTTTCCCATCATTGGATTGTACACTCAAAGAAACAATAGAGCCATTGATGTCAATTTTTAATTGACCTGTTTCTTCCTCTTTGATGCTTGTCATTAAAGTACCAACTTTGCCATCAATCACAAGGGCTTTTTCAGCTGTATTTAATTTTGCAAAAATTGGAACCAAGGGAGCTGTTAATAGCTTGGAAAAAAGTAGACTTATAATTAAGTTTGGGAAGAAAAGAACAGCTGCCATTGAAGTAGAGTTTCCTGGGTTGATCCAACTAGCATCGTGGTTGCAATAAATGGATATGGACCACAAACAAAGAATGATTGTTGACAGTAAAACCATGAAAGGTACTCTACCAAAGTTGAAAAAACGAAGTGTTCCTAAAAATAGGCTACCACCACCTGCAGATCCAACACTAGTTGTATCCGTATCAGCATCAGCATCTACATCCGCAGCAATGTCGGCATCTACATCCACATCTACGTCTACATCAATATCAGCATCTAGGTCTAAGTCAAAATCTAATGAATCCATTCCAATTGCTCCAACAATAACACTAAGCCAGTACAGTGTTACCAAACCCAATAATAAGGTTAAAAAAAGATTGGAGGTCGAGAAAGCAGCAGTGATTAATTCTCCCATAGAGTTAAAATTTATAGTGGTTCTAGTATTTTAATTACAACTAAACGTCAATCAACTAGTAGTAAAGTGACTCATTTCAAAGTTAGCAGCAATCAAAAGTTTATGATTTTGGTTTAAAGTTCTAAGTTTTATGACTAATTCTAGCATAATGTGTACAATTAGTCAGTGGTGGTGGTTATCATTTATATCGGGGGAAATGAATAGCGAAGCTAACTAAAAGCAAAGCGCTCATGATGCTAATCAACGAGCTACTAAACTAAATATAATCTAAAAGTTAAAATAGGTATTCATTTTTTCAAAAAAAAGAATAAAAAATCTTGAATGCATAAAAGTTTAATTTTTATTTTTAAAGTAAAACTATTTTGTATGATGGTAATACTATTTGTATTAAATTACGCCAGAAATAAAAATTAAGTTCCTAAACAGAACATAATTTTCTAAAAAGTCAAACTCTTTCTTAATTTTGCTAGATGATTAGAATTAATCATTTTGAACAACTTCAATAAATCGCAAGAAGATTGACAAGTATGCGAAGTGATTAACGGACGACTATTTTAAACAACAAAAAATGAATTTTAAAGTAAAAACACAACAGACAGTAGCGTGGGGCGATATGGATGCGTTTGGACATGTTAATAATACTGTTTATTTAAAATATTTTGAATCAGCTCGGGTAAAATATTTTGATGACATACCTGAACTAGCTGGATTTAAAGGAGATGAAATTCCTGTATTGGCAAATATTTCTTGTAGTTATAAAAAACCTGTTGTTTATCCCGATACCTTAACTATGAATGTAGGGGTTACTAAATTGGGACATGCTAGTTTGCAAATGACTTGCGAAATGGTGAGTCCTAAAGTTGGTGTAGCAGCAATTGCGGAGTGTACTATTGTTTTGATTGATGTAAAAAAGGGACATAGTGTGCGAGTGCCGAATGAGTGGAGAGCCGCTATTGAAAAAATAGAAGGTCGCACATTTTAATGAGAGATGGTTAGAAAACTAAAATTAAGAATAAACTCCTTAGATGAAAAAAGAATATGATATTCTAATTGCGGGGTATGGCATGTTAGGTAATTTAGCTGCTCTTTTATTAGCAGATATGGGAATGTCAGTAGTGGTAGTAGAAAAAAAACAGGCCACAGATATTTTGTTAGCAAAATCTGCTCGAATGGATGATGAGGTGCTGTTAATTTTAGAACACCTAGGGTTGATGGATTCTATCAAAGACTTACTACACCCTTTGGAAGGTACCCAAATTATAGATAAAAAAGAACGTGTTTTATTAGAATTCAACCAAACGCGTCGCAGTCAATTTGCGCCTTTGGTTGGCTTTTATCAACCTAGTGTTCAGAGAGTATTACAACAGAAGGCTGCTGCACATAAAAATATTCATCTTTTCTTGGGATATGAGGTAGAAACTTTTGAACAAGATAATGATAATGTGACTATTTATATCACGCCAACAGGAAAACAAGCATTTGTTACCTTAACCGCGGATTTTATGTTGGTTTGCGATGGTCAGTACAGTCGCATTGCAGATTTCTTAAATATTGATATTAAGAATTATAATTTTCATTCTTCTATCCTTTGTGTAGATACGGTAGGAAAAGAAACTTCCTCGTCTTCTCAAAAATATGCCCAAACAATTTATGATGCAGAGTTTCCTGTTATTAAAATGGCAAAAGGGCAAGAACAGCAACGCTGGGAGTTTCAAATTGAGACTGAAAATATTGAAGCCGAACAAACACCTGAAAAAGTGCGTAGTTTGTTATCTGAATTGAATCCTACTAATTTAGATATTGAGTCAGCTTTTGTTTATAATTTTGATTCTAAAATCTTGGAACGATGGCAGGATCGACGAGTCTTAATATTGGGCGATGCTGCTCATGTGATGCCACCTTATTTAGGAATGGGGCTTTCGGCAGGTATTAAAGATTTGTACAACTTAGCTTGGAAATTAGGTTTAATACAAGAGGGAAAGGCTTCTATTGATTTGTTACAAACCTATCAAAAGGAAAGGCAAGCAGATGTAGAGCGTTTGATTAAGTTAAACTTGTGGATAAAACGGTTGTTTCAGTCTAGTAGACTTCGGTGGATCAAAAGTTTTATTCCAATTATACCGAAGTGGTTTTTAAAGAGGAATTTAGATTTGGCTACTAGTCTAAAAGCTGATCTTGTGGGAACTTCTAAGGCGTGTGGGCGTGTGATGCATTCTCCTAAAGTTGCCAATCACAAAGGAGATATCATTTCTTTTAATCAAGCTTTGAATCACAACTTTGTAGTCTTAGGGTTTAATGAAAATCCTGTAGATGCTTTAACTCCTAGAGCGCTGGAGTATTTGGCAATGTTAGGCACTCAATTTATACAGTTGACCCCTCAAAAACAAAAATTTGTACAAGATGGTCGCTATGCTCAAAATTTGTATGATAAGGAGGGCGCCTTGCAGATTTGGATGAAAGAAAATAAAGCACAATTTTTACTGATTCGCCCAGATCGGATCGTTTATGATTTTTGTAAAAACAAGAATGCTCTGAACACTAGCGTAAGGGAACTTGAGCGAAAGTTGAGCATTTCTAAAGTGTTTTCTGAAGAGATTTAGAATATACGGTAGCTAATTTGTCAATTTTTGATGACGAAATGAAAATTCGATCAGCAAATGTTTTTTTTATGTTAATTTAATGTTTATCTTTTTTTATCAATCAGCCTACAATTTTTAATTGTAATACATTCAATAGTTCGTTGAAAAACTTTATTAATTTGATAATCAACAAGTTGTGCTTTTGTTGTGTTTTGTTTAAAATTTTGATTATCAAACTAATATAAATGTGCTTTTTTATCTTTTTGGTAAAAAAGTAAAAAATCAACGAACTACTAACATTATTACTTACTATTTAATTAAAGGCTGCTAAAATTAATACTCCATACATTTTATTTGTTTTGTTGCAAGGAATACAATTCTGAATGAGATGTAGGAAATACAATTATGGACAACTCAATTATAAAAATACACTTAAAAAATAAGAAAGATACTTTTGTTCGCCGTTTTCACCCTTGGATTTTTTCGGGAGCTATTGCCCGCAAAGAAGGGGTAGCAAAAGATGGAAGTATTGCTGAAGTTTACAGTCGACAAGGAGATTTTTTGGCAATGGGACACTACCACGAAGGAAGTATTGCTATAAAGATTTTTTCATTTGAAAAGATTGTTCCTGATGCTGATTTTTGGTATCAAAAATTGCAAGCAGCTTTTGATATGCGCCAAAAAATTGGACTAGTTGATTTAGAAAAAACAGCATTTCGATTGGTTCATGGAGAAGGAGATG
It includes:
- a CDS encoding OB-fold-containig protein, with the protein product MGELITAAFSTSNLFLTLLLGLVTLYWLSVIVGAIGMDSLDFDLDLDADIDVDVDVDVDADIAADVDADADTDTTSVGSAGGGSLFLGTLRFFNFGRVPFMVLLSTIILCLWSISIYCNHDASWINPGNSTSMAAVLFFPNLIISLLFSKLLTAPLVPIFAKLNTAEKALVIDGKVGTLMTSIKEEETGQLKIDINGSIVSLSVQSNDGKAIQKGEKVVVIEKMDNGKAYIVQKIEHH
- a CDS encoding thioesterase family protein — translated: MNFKVKTQQTVAWGDMDAFGHVNNTVYLKYFESARVKYFDDIPELAGFKGDEIPVLANISCSYKKPVVYPDTLTMNVGVTKLGHASLQMTCEMVSPKVGVAAIAECTIVLIDVKKGHSVRVPNEWRAAIEKIEGRTF
- a CDS encoding FAD-dependent monooxygenase codes for the protein MKKEYDILIAGYGMLGNLAALLLADMGMSVVVVEKKQATDILLAKSARMDDEVLLILEHLGLMDSIKDLLHPLEGTQIIDKKERVLLEFNQTRRSQFAPLVGFYQPSVQRVLQQKAAAHKNIHLFLGYEVETFEQDNDNVTIYITPTGKQAFVTLTADFMLVCDGQYSRIADFLNIDIKNYNFHSSILCVDTVGKETSSSSQKYAQTIYDAEFPVIKMAKGQEQQRWEFQIETENIEAEQTPEKVRSLLSELNPTNLDIESAFVYNFDSKILERWQDRRVLILGDAAHVMPPYLGMGLSAGIKDLYNLAWKLGLIQEGKASIDLLQTYQKERQADVERLIKLNLWIKRLFQSSRLRWIKSFIPIIPKWFLKRNLDLATSLKADLVGTSKACGRVMHSPKVANHKGDIISFNQALNHNFVVLGFNENPVDALTPRALEYLAMLGTQFIQLTPQKQKFVQDGRYAQNLYDKEGALQIWMKENKAQFLLIRPDRIVYDFCKNKNALNTSVRELERKLSISKVFSEEI